The Vicia villosa cultivar HV-30 ecotype Madison, WI linkage group LG1, Vvil1.0, whole genome shotgun sequence genome includes a region encoding these proteins:
- the LOC131594876 gene encoding uncharacterized protein LOC131594876 translates to MDRSWMRDNQLSAEYEHGVMEFLQFAESNAKKDLPPPPPKSNAEDSHPTLFLCPCVRCANKEPKLIKKEIMDHLICKGICQSYTQWIWHGEVAVNSNVSQRDNVSVKMDDRLEDMMCDIGQDSFKRAHAYDNLCNDKDTPLYPGCTNFIRLSAVLKLFNLKAINGWTDKSFTELLELLTQMLPEGNVLSSRYYEAKKILCPMGLEYEKIHACPNDCILYRKEYVNYNHYPKCKASRYKKRHGESSDDDVVKKGPPAKVVWYLPIISRFKRLFTNANDAKNLRWHAEERKCDGQIRHVADSLQWKKIDSFFPNFGKESRNLRLRLSTDGMNPFGNLNTNHTSWPVLLMIYNLSPRLCMKRKYVMLSRMISGPKQPGNDIDVSLSPLINDL, encoded by the coding sequence atggatcgtagttggatgagagATAATCAATTAAGTGCTGAGTACGAACATGGAGTGATGGAATTTCTACAATTTGCTGAAAGTAATGCTAAAAAAgatcttcctcctcctcctcctaaaAGTAATGCTGAAGATAGTCACCCTACGCTTTTTCTCTGTCCATGTGTTCGTTGTGCAAATAAAGAACCAAAGCTTATTAAGAAAGAAATCATGGATCATTTAATTTGTAAAGGGATTTGTCAAAGTTATACACAATGGATATGGCACGGTGAAGTGGCAGTAAATTCAAATGTGTCCCAAAGAGATAATGTTAGTGTAAAAATGGATGATCGTCTGGAAGACATGATGTGTGATATTGGACAAGATTCGTTTAAGAGGGCACATGCGTATGATAATTTATGCAATGACAAGGATACACCTTTGTACCCGGGATGCACAAATTTTATACGTTTGTCAGCcgtgttaaaattgtttaatctgaAGGCAATTAACGGGTGGACTGACAAAAGTTTTACCGAATTGCTTGAACTGTTGACACAAATGCTTCCAGAAGGTAACGTACTATCAAGTCGTTATTACGAGGCGAAGAAAATACTGTGTCCGATGGGTTTGGAGTatgaaaagatacatgcatgtcctaatgattgcatattatacagaAAAGAGTATGTAAACTATAACCATTATCCGAAGTGCAAGGCGTCACGCTACAAAAAGAGACATGGTGAATCTAGTGATGATGATGTGGTCAAAAAGGGTCCTCCCGCGAAAGTGGTATGGTACCTACCAATAATTTCAAGGTTCAAGAGATTATTCACTAATGCAAATGACGCAAAGAATCTTAGATGGCATGcagaagaaagaaaatgtgatGGACAAATCCGCCATGTAGCTGAttctttgcaatggaagaaaatagATTCTTTCTTTCCAAATTTTGGAAAAGAGTCGAGAAACCTTAGACTTAGActttctactgatggaatgaatccGTTTGGTAATCTAAATACTAACCATACTTCTTGGCCTGTTCTTCTGATGATTTATAACCTATCTCCTAGGTTATGCATGAAGCGTAAATATGTGATGTTATCCAGGATGATTTCGGGCCCAAAACAACCAGGAAATGACATAGATGTTTCTCTAAGTCCACTGATCAATGatttatga